Genomic segment of Primulina tabacum isolate GXHZ01 chromosome 11, ASM2559414v2, whole genome shotgun sequence:
GAAGCGAAAAAAACATCAAGATCAGGCACGGAATATAGAAAGAGCAGATCACGTAAGGCTTATCAAAGCAAAACTTCTATCCGTCGAATTTTACTAATTTCAGAACTGCATTTCACATCTGCAATGTACATAATACATCATCCACAGAATAGAAAAAGGTACAAAAAAACCACATATATAATTGACCTTGCCGGAACCAGCCATCATAACAACGCCACGGCAGCAGGCGAGGCGGATATGAGAATCCTGCAACAACGAATCTCTAGAGGTGGAGTTAGAGTTGTCGAGCTTGAGAACGGATTTCCTGAGGCCGGAGGAGTGAGTGGAAAGCTGTGCCGTTGCGGCGGCGGCGCCGAGTGACGTGGAGACAACCGCCATTAGTTGATTTCGCTGGTTGGGAGGTTAAGTCAGCGGAGTTGATGCGTCAGTCCTCTCGTGTGGCGTTAAAGTCCATGCTGTTCGTCTGCTCACGTGCCACGCGTCTCACAGGAGCGTGAAGATTAATATACCAGATACAAATTAAtagtaattaattaaaatgttcaaacttgtttttttatttttaacaacattttttattaaatcatttCTCAATCACGTGAATTTATGCGAGAAAATCTCACGATTTAATTttgtgataaaaatattttatttgaataactcataaaaattaatatttttatattaaaatattacttattattataaatattgacAAAATCATTCATCGACCGAATAAAAATCCGTTTCACGATACACTTGCTATTTCCCAATATGAAAGTAAAAAAGAGTTTAACTACAACATAGTTATAAAATAACAATGACATCAATAATATATtacaattatttatataaattaatttagttacaaaataatgataataaataCGTAATTATATtgtgaattaaaaattttaaagaatttataataattttaaaaaaaaagagaaaaaaaaaaccttaaGCGCGCAGCGTCACGCGATGGTTTGAGGCAAGCGCAATTGGAAGGAAAAAGTAAGCttcattttataattaaaactaatgaCAATTATAATAACCTTTAAACAGAGCTACGGCTTGGCGCTTGAAAAAACACAATCATCAAATATACAAGAAATACAAGATTCTTAGCTATCACAGAATAAAAAAGTTACAGATAATTCCCCAGAATCATCAGCTAAGGAATCCATTTAAGTCCCATCAAACGCTATCGTTCCAACCCTTTTCGTTGAAGCCTGTATGCCATGTCCATAGAAGTGAAGACGCGTTAAGTAAACGAAAACAATAACAGTTGGGGTTGATGTTGTTCCAGAAGAAAGGAAACTCTACACATCCTATTATTATAGTTCCTTTACCTTTATCATGAATCTACTTTTTTGCCACCGGCAATACTGTCACATGAGGAGGGCTGCACACTGTGAGTGGAAGAACATCCGCTGGAAGAACTAACATCCGTGAGGCTGGTTTCCTTCCTTGAAATTTTCTTGGTTTTTCTTTGCTTCGACGAGGAATCCTGATATTATCGTTACAATTAGTTTCAAAGAACTCAAAAACATGCTCATTGCTCACTATCAAGCATACATGGCTTGTACTTACTTGCTCTGACGCAGATCCAGGTGTTTTTAGCTCTAGATCTGTGGCAATGTCATTTGAGTCATCACTTTTCTCTATCCTACTCTCTCCATCCGGCGACTTGTTTCTAGGGTCTTGTTTGCTTGAATTATGAGAAACGCTACCTTGCTGCATGACTTGCGACGCTAAGATCGTGGACTGCTGTTCCAACATGGAATTATGGGCCATATAAGGTACGTATGTTGAGCATGGGTTAGGAACTGTGGGATTTTGATTCCCGTAAAATGGGTATGGCTGCAATGATGGATGTAAAGGGATCGGTCCAGTTGGTATTGGGACTGGCATAGGAAAAGGATAAGAAGGTGGATGCATGACAACAGAATGATCCATTCCAGCCCATGGATACATGACCCTCATTCTCTGTTGATACTGGGAATTGAGGCCATCGATATCGGATTTAAGAGATGTCTTCTCTTCTCTGAGATCATTCTTCTCCTGAGTTAActgtttggaaaaaaaaaaaggaaggcACAAATCATGTTTCAATCGTCTCATTGCAGAAAGAAAAATCTCAACAACGATTACCTCACGGGATTCTTCAGTAAGTGCTGCATACTCAGCTTTCAGTCTGTCAACTTGAGAAGCCAAGTCCTTCAGTATTTGAATGGTATCCGTGAGTATAGAAGCTTTGTCGTTTTTAGGTCTATCTGGATCTGCAAATAATGGTCACCCgtaacaaaatattttcacatttttccatgaaatttaatttaagttcaAAAATTGCTCCATGCAATGGGCTGGTATAAAATGATTGCTCCACGCAATGGGCTGGTATAAAATAAATCCTCATGCTTTAACCAATAAAAGACCGGGGTACAAACAAATTTCGCAACtcgcaaattttttaaaatactgaacaataaaattTTAGTCTGGAAACCGTGTCAACATTTATCTATTCTTTCCTATTAGCCAAGCAAAATTAGCTTCTCCGGAGCTCCATGTGCTCGATGGAAAAGAAATCAGTGTGCTCTAAGAGGCCAGTCTTGCAAGTTCTTCAATTGTGTATCAAATCTAGTAAACAAAATTGTTCATTGGGTTTTTTGCAGTTAGCATGACCTGCTCgcgaaaatcaaatttttttgtatataatttattgaacacacacacacatgggTTTACCAAGAGTGTTCCCCAACTCTGTGAATTGCTCATTCAAACGATCTCTCCTTAATTTCTCACGATCAGCCTTTTGGACTTTTCTCGCATTAGTAGAGTCCTTGGTTTCTGCTTCCATCCTTCAGTCAAAGTCACATACACGATAAGATGATGAAGAACCTAGTTTCATGTGATTAGAAAACAAATTCTCCAAAAGCAGCTCTGAAGTTGAACTAATAAATTTATGGCATGAATATACCACATGAATATTTCTTCATAGAACCTATACATAACATAATGACTATAAAAAGCTTACGGAAACCCAGTAACAACTAACAACCGTTAAGATCAAGAGAAATTCACTTCCTCGAATTATAAATCAAAACAACTTAAAGAAGGTTAGCTATAAACTACTGTGAAACCACTGAATTCCTATTCAGCATAGTGTGTGGTTGCAACTAGCACGAAGACAACAAATTCATCCAAAAATGCACACAGTACGAGCACTAACAACTTGATAGTGCTTGCCTGCTTGGACTAAGGGTAAACTTCTTGTTAAAATTCGATGAAATATCATTTAAACTCACACAACAGGTTTACTAATTTCGACTCCATTTCCTTAGTTTCCAATTCATAGCAATATGTGACAGATTTTCATGGTCTACAGAACATACACAGCTCGAAAAGCTTTTTTCTGAAGAGAACACGAGTTTGAtaatatttaatcattattgaAGTCTCATACCGACTCAGGAACTCAATTAGGTAGAGGCCATTGATGCAATCTGGATAGCGAAACTTGTAAATCAGTGTTATTTGGAAGGCGAAGCTAACACTTTCAGAAATTTGGTTAGAAATGTAAAAATTTGCTGGCTATCTTTGATATAATCATATGCTCAATACTTACCTCAATAAGATGCAcaatttttcacaaaaaatgcATTCTTTATCTTCACATACAATAAATGTTTTTCTTATGCTATTTAGACAAATTCACTTTGTGTAAAATAACCATCTCTTTTCTTTCAATGCGTATGCTTAAGTCCATTAAAAAAGACCAGCTCTCGTGACAAAATAAAGAGGAAAAAGATAGAACGGTCACCACCATTAATCATCTCTCCTCCACTCTGTGCAAAGAAATCGAAGTCCCCTCGAGGGCAAAATTCAGTAAGCCATGATCGCACCTATATAATAACGGTCTCAATTGTGGGGAATAGCAAAGAGCAGATCATGGTCCACTAGGTGGTAGTGCCTTAATCCCACTTATTATTACATAAAAGGACCAGGGTGTTTAGCTTCTCCCATCACATTTTCTGTTTTAATTGATTGTTTCGGAATCGGAGTTGGAAGTATATACTAGAAAAAAGCTGGGATTTCTTTTGTGATAGCTGCAACAATAGTATAATAAATTCTCTCTATCACAACACCTTATCTGTGTACTTACAGTTACGGCATTCTCTAGGTAAGCACTAAGCACATGATCATATCAAAATGAATGAAAAAACGCAACGCAAGAAAAATCAAAAGGTTCAGACCTGCAATCGGCGTGGGGACGTGTGGACGGCACTAGCACATCGGGCGAAGGCTGGAAATTGTTGGCGTCCTGAAGTGGTTGAAAAATTGAATCGGACTTCAACTGATCCATCATAGGCAAGGAAAATTGAGAGTAGCTTGTTGGGTGGAATCTGGAATGGGGGAATTCATAGAAAACGGATAACGCAGACCTCGTGGGATTCCCAATTTCTGAGACTAATGCTTTGCCTATACGACTACGCATTGAATTAGGGCCTTATTGGAGTTGTCCCCTTCATAATTCGTACATCTTTCACAAAGCGCCTACTTTAGAGTCTTTTTTTAAAACCAACCAACTAAAAACACGGAAATCAAATCTGGAGTTTTTTGTGGTACGATTTCACGTATTTATATCTCCGAAGCATAGATATCGAGCTCTAAGATTTTCAAGTTTAAGCGAGATTAGCACATGCTTAAGcctgaaaaaacatttttttatttttagtgcaattgtagataaaataatatataaatatgctAAATTTAAATCTGATGCATTAATTCTCATATTCATAAAagtataaaaatcttaaaattgcaatctttatttgtttttgcaacTAGATCACATTAAAAAATACTACATTTTTGttaaatcattatcataaatagATTTGATTAATTGTGCTTAAGTACACTTAATTAAACGTTTTAATTACGCTTAATTCGATCAAACTACAGTTTAATCACTTTTTCCGCTTTTCTCCGAAGCGGGGCATTTTTTTCGAGCTTCAAGCTTAAGCGCTTAAGCGGACTTTTTAGAACACTGTCCATGACTAACATCGATTTAATACATATATGtagtgaaaaataaaatttttgacataataaatatttttttgtatcgGGTCAGATATTCATATCAGTTGAGCCCATCAcgatttttttatatgtatCTATTACATTTTGCAccacataatattttttatttaatttttgtgatatatcttttcatttaatttttatttcctCAATTTATGCCCATTTTTTTGTATGATTTCTCTAACCGTGAcctattatttattatattttctcTTAATAGTTTTTTAACACTTGTTTTTTCAAGTTTTAACTTAGTTTAGCATGCTCATTCGGCTTCTTATCATTGATTAATGTATTTTGGGATGAATATAATtatagaaaatatatttaaagattGGAAAATTCACTAAATACTTAAATGTAAATGAGAAATTTTTTTCCCTTTGAAATGAATGAGAATTTCATTATTATTACAAAAAGAGaacataatttataattaaattgtaTGAGACTCTCGTTGTTTCTCTAAATCTTGGGCCAATTTTAAATTTAGTGCTAACATTTGGGCTAAattgatatattattttaacataatataatataataggtAGTGGAGAAACGCAGTAGTTGAATAAATACACACCAGCAGCGGTGGCAGCTGAAAGAAAAATCAAATCttggttaaaaaaataaataaaatcaaacCCTAGGGTTGATTGTGTGGAAGGAGGGAATCATCATGGCGGGTATGGGTGACGGGTACGTGGGCACGGCGCAGGATGCGGTTCGGATCCGCCGACTGGAGAAGCAGAGAGAAGCCGAGCGCCGTAAGATCCAAGAGCTCAAGAAGAAAACTGCCGCTTCTGAAGGCCAACCGGGTCTCCTCCAGTTCGGCTCCAGCACTTCTGAGGTATCCTATCACCAACATTTGAAGAATTTACCGTTGCGTTTTCACAGTTAAAATTGGCTTCTTAGTTCTTATCGCGTTTCCGTTCAATACCTTTTATGGAGGATTGTTGAAGTTGCTTGAAATTCGAGTTTTTCCTGCTTTGAAGTGGGTTTTACTCCacatttaattcaaatttagcTAGAATGTAATTTGCTTGCTTAAGGTATTGCCAAGCTTTAATGTTTGTGTAATATGATCAAAGCCTTCTAATTTATAGATTATAATTTGTGAAGTATTATTTTAACTTTTATAAAATGGGATTGAGAATTCAAGGTATTCAAACTATCAAATCTGGTCAAGCGTATCAAAGAAGGACCTGAAGCTGGGGTTTTTTTTGTGGAAAAAAGATATGGATTTATTTGAGTTTTGAGTTATTTTGGATCCTTAAACAATCTAGCCAAGTTCAAGTACTATCACAGGTCCtaaaaataatttgatcaaGCTCAGAAAGTGCATTGTAATTCATTTTTTATGTTTGGAAAAGACCGAACAACACTGTTTTCTCATGTTAGGCTTGCTAGCTATTAAATCAGGCTTAACCACAGTAAAGTTCTTGATGGAAATATTCAAGTCATGATTGAATTTTATGTTTCATGTTCAAAAGCCAAATCTGGGTTTGTGATTTGTATAATTATGTAGGTACTGTGATAAACTTGATTATAGCtcaataaacaattaaatcaagcTTGGACATGATTCCAAGTATAATGGCAGGTAAAAAAAAGGTTAAAATAGTGAGCGAGAGAAAATATATCCAATATTCAGTTTAGTTTTTATAAATGCTTGTTATCCTGTTATTTGTTATTCTTCTGTATTTAATTGGAGAATCACTGTCATTTGTGCCCAGATTCTTGAGACTGCATTCAAGAAGGAAACTGTTGGTTTGGTCACACGGGAGCAATATGTTGAGAAGGTGCATTACACTCTTTCCCCctttttttggatttttgggTTGTTACTTGTTGAAATGATGCTTCCTGCTTCAGAGAGTGAATATTAAGAACAAAATAGAAGAGGAAGAGAAGGAGAAACTCCTAAAATTACAGCAAGAGTGAGTGAATTTTCTGGCTGGTGAATATTTGACATTTTGGTCTTAGGCTTTTATGTAAGTGTTTTCTATCATTTCTTCTTTGTGTAGAGAGGAGGAGCTTCAGCTGCAGAAGCTGAAGAAGAGGAAAATAAAGGCAGACCCTCGACTATCTTTTGCTGATGATTTTGAGAACAGCGCAGAGGAAGACGAGGAAAACAGTGAGTACTATCAGTTTAGACCCTTTTGCACTATTTATCTCTGCTACTGGTGTTCTTTGAATCGAATTTGAAATACATTGATGTTATTATAACTAAGGTTTGATAGCTCCCTTTAAATTTTCCAAGAGCCACTTTATTTTCCCATGATTCGATCTTTTGGACAGTGCGCTCTAGTATAATTGTTGTTGGAAGTAAACAGAAATCCATGATTCTCATGTTTCCGTGGTTggtctttatattttttttgctGATTTGTGGTTACTTCTCTCTGATGGCTATACAAAGTTAGTCTTTTGGTCATTGTTACTTGCCCCTGGTTGTTTTACATATTTTTTAGATTTGTCTTTGcatctttttttctttattttggtCATTATTTCATTGATATTCTGTCTCTTGTTGGAACAGGTTGTTTGTAATTATCTTTTTTGCTTTATCTATGTCTTTTCTGGTCTGTTTGTCAAGATGAAGATTCAAAATCTTATCTTAAAAGGCCACATTTTGCTTGGTTGTGTTGTCTGAAGTTATTTTGGTGGAATGTTGAAAATATAGTATGCATCTGTTTGAAAATAGGTGCTGTAAAACCGGAACTCCCTTTCCAAGTATGTAGGACAGTTATATAAATGGTGTTACCTCTATGGAGTATTTATGGAGATAGGCATGTAAGATATttcattgcaactggagaaaattGAAATTTCCCATCGTTATCGTTGGGATAAAGTCGAGTATTCTTATGCATTTGTATTCCTTTTGATACATCGTTTACCTTCTGTCTGAAGACAATGAAGACTTTGAAAGGCCTGCACATAGAAAATTTGGCAAAGACCCTACAGTTGAAACTAGCTTTTTACCGGATAGGTGAGCTATCATTCCCTCATACAAATAACCGCAACCTTCTGTTGCTTTTGGTTCTTTACTTATCCTTGGCCTTTGGAGTTTGAAGCATACTCTTACAGTGAGAGGGAGGCTGAGGAACAAGCTGAGCGCGAAAGGTTGCGGAAACAGTGGGTTCGAGAACAACAGCAGATCAAAAGTTTGTCTAGAAGTCCTATAGCTCTGATGAGTGTTGATGTGCTAAGGATTGTTTTTCTGATTCTCGTGTTTGCTTTCTGTTTTTTGTGTTAGATGAGCCTCTTGAAATTACTTACAGCTATTGGGATGGTACTGGCCATAGACGAGTGATTCAGGTTGAGATTTACTTTTTCTCTTCTTTCATTCCATTCCCTCCTACATGTTGGTGAAATTTTATCCTCGTACAGTTTTTTCTTTACTTTGTCTACTGGTATTATCATTACACATTTACACCAATATAGGTTCGGAAAGGTGATACAATTGGGGAGTTTCTTCGCTCTGTTCAGCAGCAGCTTGCACCTGAATTTCGAGAGGTTCGGACTACCTCAGTGGAGAATTTACTTTATGTGAAAGAAGATCTCATCATCCCACATGTAAGATCTTCAGCTAAAGACAAAAAAATCTCCAATCTCCACATTAGATCTTAAAATATAAGAGCAAAGTAACCACAAGCAAGTGTTTTGTGCATCTTGCTACgattgtaaaaatatttttttgttgttgcAGCAACACAGTTTCTATGATTTGATCGTGAACAAGGCTAGAGGGAAAAGTGGACCGGTAATGTCGTCTTCTGGCTTAAATCAGTATCACAACTTTACTTGTACTACATTTATTTCTGCTTAGTAGATGTCACCGTGTAATGGTTGGTGTCCTTTGTGGCAAACCATGATTTGTGTGATCAGTGATGTGTTAAATTTCATCTAGATCATTTATTGACAAAGCAATATCATGAGAGACTTTATCTAATGAACTGCTTAGCATAAAAAAGTTTCAGACCAAACTGTTAGGTGACATATTATTCCCATTATTGATGTTAAATAACCGGCTAAATTAATTGGTGTCCCCAGAAAGTTTATGAGACGGAACTCCTGCGAACAAATGAacagttgtggtatttttttttatgttttaggTCATTCTCTAGTTTAGGGATCTATACGTTTGCATCATATGATATAATCTCTCTAAAACAGTGACAAAAATCTTTCCCTCGCTCCGTTACCTCTTCTTTCTCTTTCTTCCTCCTTTTCTATTTCATTTTTTCCCTTTTTGCAGTATTCAGTATTTAGTTGTGAGACatgctaaaaaaatttaagaatgGGAGGCCTCATTTCTGCAATTGTTCTTGTTGTTGGTCAACTtcatttattatgttttgaacttTCATGTGTATTTAATTTGCTTGTTCGCTCTGCATATCTTGTGTTTACTACTTCATTATGCATGTTATTCGAACctttctatatttttatatattatataaatatataaataaataaaattggcCTAGCTTGTGAAAACCTCTTAAGTGTGTTTTGCCTTTTGCATTTGTTATACAGCTTTTCCACTTTGATGTTCATGAGGATGTTCGAACCATTGCTGATGCTACAATCGAGAAGGATGAGGTAATAAATCTAAGCGTACTTGTGAGTTTTTCTTATTAGAAGATATAAATGCATGTTCAATCGGGTATGCATCTTAGTATCATGATTTATAAGATTGTATGTATGCCTGAGAATTTTCCTCGTGAATGGTCCTATATAACTAACATGAAAAGCGCCAGCAGCATGTTGGGATAAATCATATTTGTATTTTACATGATTCACATCTATATCCGGGTATATGGAAGTAATGTTCATTATTCAGCATAAATCCCGTTTGAGTTTTTCTGAAGTATGCAATCGATTTTGAAACATGTTTAATCAATCGTCTTCAGTACTGATTTCAACCCCATTCCTTCTCATCATACTCCACAAATATCATTTGCATAATGTTTATTACATGGCCACGAGGTATTCTGGGTTGTTTTAGATCTAGAAATTCAGCATTTCACGATTcactctatttttttttattttttatttttttcattggcCCTTTTGGTAGTTGTAAACCAGTTTACTGATTAATGGGTCCCTCTTGTTCAACAGTCACATGCTGGTAAAGTTGTGGAGAGACATTGGTATGAGAAGAATAAGCACATATTTCCAGCTTCAAGATGGGAGGTAAATCTCTCCACTTTTACGCTCTGTATAATATTTAAAGATGATTCTTATTCGTTTTGATAAAACTAGATGTAAGAGCTTATAGCATCTGGGTTAAATAACTGCCAAGAAGTCTCTTTTTTACTCTTCTTCTAAAATGTTGAACGATTACAGACATCATTGTATAAGCTCCTTATCATGTAAGACTTGTCGAGTCTTGACTGACAATAAGAATGTTGAAGTCATATAAATGTGGCATTATTTCAATACGATCCTGTGTTGTCTTCTTTAGTTGGTATATCTTGAAATTTACAAAGATTGTGTTTGGAGCGAATAATTTGAAATAACGGATCCCAAATATGTGATTTCATTTCATTTGACTTGTTTGAATGGACCTTAGTGGCATAATGTCAAATTTATCCACTATCAACTTAAAACTTatatgataattaataattGTGATGCGTTTTAAATACATCCAAGATCTTAGTCATTTGATATCAAGGTTTGGAATTTTTTTCAATTAAGTCCCTCCATCTAAACAAAATTCGTCATTAAATCCAACCTAGAAGACGTTTCTCTAAAAGAAGAAACTTTTGTGAGTTTGCTGATTGTGTCACAATTTATGGTGAACGTTTTATTTTGCATCATGAATAGACCATTTCCCCAGTTATCTAATTCTGGTTGCGTCCTTGGCAGATATATGATCCAACAAAGAAATGGGAGCGATACACGATTCACGGGGATTGATTTCTATGTCTTGGTGTATACGGTAAACTAAAATGGCATATTTTTCCTCTTCTTGTACCGTGACATCAGTTAAAAGTTGGTGATCATCATGGAGTATTAATGGTAAACTACTTAAAGGAAGCATTGAACCAAAACGATTCACTTGTACGGGAAGAACTGTGGTTTGTTGAAAGAGATTCACTTGGACTGGCAGAACcgtgttttttttattctttcaaCATGCAATTGGCTTTAGTACATGATCCTTACGCTTTTGTTCTTGCATGATGTAGGCCCAAGAACAGATTCGTAATAGccattttttatcttttgcaaaATCAAAATTCGTTAAAAATGAGTTTGATTTGGAAATATTGAAATCACTAGCTGTCACTGGTTTGGCATTCGTATGGGCTTATCCATCATATTGAGTAAAAGTTTTTAGTGTTTCTTACTCGATTTTCGAATTCATCGAGTTGTTTAAATTCTCCATGGAGCTTCAACTGAAGCTTACGATCTGTTGGGTCTTGTTACTGTTAGCTCTAAGCTTCTGTCAAGGCAACAATGTGAGGGTTAAGATTGTTGGACTCGTACATTGCGGAGAACGCAAGAAGAAACCATCTTTAGGTACGCTTTCGCGGGGCAAGTGATGCAAGAGAAAAGGTTGATTTATGGTGTTTTGAAGAGAAACACctcccaatttttttaaaaaaaaaaatttgacgaACAAGATCGCCTCGTTGCATGTAGAATAATCTTTTAATGATTAAATCTTATGTTCTATGTCCAATGTTCgatgatatattttttgttaGAATACGTGTCGATCAAAACAACTTGTGGTTCggatttttattgactctaatgtaaatcaacatttattttttaataatattttacgattttattcaattatgaAATTATAATTTATCTGTATACGCATACAatctgcatagataaagtctttcAATATATTGTAGGatgagtgcttaccgctttaccaaaaactatagatggtgtaatggtgcaactcaaatcttttaaacaacacaacagctcaagcaccacagtTTGATCGCTCTttcaagcagggacaattattgcatccaaCAATCTATCTCCCAATAGTTGCACTCCTTGcgatcaatgagaatcgaacccgtgaccttggctatgataccaattgtaggatcgagtgcttttcactttaccaaaagctatagctggtggtaatggtgcaactcaaatcttttaaatcgcacagcagctcaagtaccacggttcgatcgctctaccaagcagggacaattattgcacccaacatatacaataggtaccatgaggtctgcctgTCAACGTAAGATAATGAAACTCGTTAGGAAGTGtatcgtatattctaaacaggttcctattCGAATCAgtcgcctaaaacaaggataaaggtcgcttgagctcgagactaacatctgtgatgtaaacgaCGTGTTTCATTgacaagggcatggagatgtccattcacacagatgggtgatcatataaCGATACActaaacaaccctccctcggacagtccaagtggttctcacttatcaagTGAAATAATCTccggttatggttgtacaatATTAGTCcttttgacccgggacaatgtaggggttatacgtactagcatgaaCTTtaatccgtttaccgactccattgagggtcatcaggtaaCGAGGTtgagtgtagtttcgaaatacgtaagagcaaatgcattgtagtcgggaattcatcGTTTGCTTGCTGGTGAAGATATCGtatgtgatatgatgagttaatagtgaaAGGAGTCTCTGGCTAGAGCAataaatgtgctttagggaaatgtgttttcctagttgcacatatctactcaaagataaatgacatcgttatcgaattcatatacaactctcgatataccaatagttgaaGATTCAATAGGTTTATATGTGTTGAAGAGACTGtcctgtacgctaaccatgacttaaggttcttgcaggcactagcAGTGATACCTAAAAGATCATGAGGCAGtgctactagatgctcttaACATGATCTGataggtgcaatcagaaatgagttttgacattcttgatcaagaagtTAATGAAAAGAATGTGACTAACTACGGTAAGTCCGAatgagaataaatattattctgaatcacattgagatgtaaACCCACGGCTAACTGTATCCTTGTaccattgagagtcacacaagtatcagactatgtgttcccgttgagaaaaTCAAAGTTCAAAGAGTTGAACTTGACGActtatagtttgatggagatcaaacatgaaGCTTATAAAAAAGTTTATGAGTTTCTTCCGTAAGATGAAAGAAATAAAAGTTAgcttaattgttaattaaggaaggagagtggaagtGACTGTTTTGGTAAAGGATTCACTGAACTGACAGCTTCCCAATATGGTaggtgaaaattttgatcttcgaaatttttatttttaattatatgaacaagatttgtatccttgataTATCGACGTTCTCGGATtgtcgatcggggttataatgagttcggaatcagttatttagtgaattgagaatttactaattaaatatttgtGCTAGTAGTAGTGACTACTAACATACACAAATTCTTATAAATGTTCTataggagtctagaattaaattaactaatgagttaattttaaaaattaaataatgattatttaatttaattaatatacatatatattttatatggtgatataaaatatgtgtgtattatatgatattaatatatcatgtattaataaaagtta
This window contains:
- the LOC142518781 gene encoding protein XAP5 CIRCADIAN TIMEKEEPER translates to MAGMGDGYVGTAQDAVRIRRLEKQREAERRKIQELKKKTAASEGQPGLLQFGSSTSEILETAFKKETVGLVTREQYVEKRVNIKNKIEEEEKEKLLKLQQEEEELQLQKLKKRKIKADPRLSFADDFENSAEEDEENNNEDFERPAHRKFGKDPTVETSFLPDSEREAEEQAERERLRKQWVREQQQIKNEPLEITYSYWDGTGHRRVIQVRKGDTIGEFLRSVQQQLAPEFREVRTTSVENLLYVKEDLIIPHQHSFYDLIVNKARGKSGPLFHFDVHEDVRTIADATIEKDESHAGKVVERHWYEKNKHIFPASRWEIYDPTKKWERYTIHGD
- the LOC142518959 gene encoding transcription factor bHLH121 gives rise to the protein MRSRIGKALVSEIGNPTRSALSVFYEFPHSRFHPTSYSQFSLPMMDQLKSDSIFQPLQDANNFQPSPDVLVPSTRPHADCRMEAETKDSTNARKVQKADREKLRRDRLNEQFTELGNTLDPDRPKNDKASILTDTIQILKDLASQVDRLKAEYAALTEESRELTQEKNDLREEKTSLKSDIDGLNSQYQQRMRVMYPWAGMDHSVVMHPPSYPFPMPVPIPTGPIPLHPSLQPYPFYGNQNPTVPNPCSTYVPYMAHNSMLEQQSTILASQVMQQGSVSHNSSKQDPRNKSPDGESRIEKSDDSNDIATDLELKTPGSASEQDSSSKQRKTKKISRKETSLTDVSSSSGCSSTHSVQPSSCDSIAGGKKVDS